Proteins encoded within one genomic window of Haloferax volcanii DS2:
- a CDS encoding FGGY-family carbohydrate kinase, with product MAQVIIGVDAGTTVIKSVAFSLNGEELHKSSVENAVDRPESGWAEQSMVTTWKKTAQTLSEVEDQLDDDDEVLALGVTGQGDGCWLVDEDGDPVRPAILWSDGRTSSVVQAWQQSGVSEQVYDICGGTQFPGSSLVILRWLKENEPERYEEADTVFYCKDWLKYKLTDELTTDPSDASLPYVESESAEYSDEVLDVVGMPEVGEMRPDLVPGTDVVGGLTRNAAVETGLPEGTPVVSGFIDIAASAFGSGAANPGDGSSIVGTTSVNQTVLDEAPDDDEQTGILLTLGVEGGLWTKFMSSMTGTPNLDWAIEEIMDKSSFNLVEEEVESIPVGSDGLIYHPFLSSAGERAPFLNPNARAQFMGLNQEHTQAHLVRAVYEGISLAMRDCFTHLPQNADEVYLSGGGANSDFWCQMFADCLNATIIIPEGTEFGAKGAALLAGVGTGAYDDLPSAAATTSSVAQSFEPRPKKVQQYSRWYDVYTDAYEATFAVWDERVEALEDLRYMSQSAGARPNKKTVVGKDTVKGGYDD from the coding sequence ATGGCGCAAGTCATTATCGGCGTAGACGCCGGTACGACAGTGATTAAATCGGTCGCCTTCTCGCTCAACGGTGAGGAGCTACACAAGAGCAGTGTCGAAAACGCGGTCGACCGGCCCGAATCCGGCTGGGCAGAACAGTCCATGGTGACGACGTGGAAGAAGACCGCACAGACGCTCAGCGAGGTCGAAGACCAGTTGGACGACGACGACGAGGTCCTCGCGCTCGGCGTCACCGGGCAGGGCGACGGCTGTTGGCTCGTCGACGAGGACGGTGACCCGGTCCGCCCCGCGATTCTCTGGTCCGACGGCCGTACGAGTTCCGTCGTGCAGGCGTGGCAGCAGTCAGGGGTCTCCGAACAGGTCTACGACATCTGCGGCGGCACCCAGTTCCCGGGGAGCAGCCTCGTCATCCTCCGGTGGCTCAAGGAGAACGAACCCGAGCGCTACGAGGAGGCCGACACGGTCTTCTACTGCAAGGACTGGCTGAAGTACAAGCTCACCGACGAACTCACCACGGACCCGAGCGACGCGTCGCTCCCATACGTCGAATCGGAGTCCGCCGAGTACTCCGACGAGGTTCTGGACGTCGTCGGTATGCCGGAGGTCGGCGAGATGCGCCCCGATCTCGTCCCGGGCACCGACGTCGTCGGCGGCCTCACCCGGAACGCGGCGGTCGAGACGGGGCTCCCTGAGGGGACGCCCGTTGTTTCCGGCTTCATCGATATCGCCGCGTCAGCCTTCGGAAGCGGGGCCGCAAACCCGGGCGACGGCTCTTCTATCGTCGGGACGACATCAGTGAATCAGACAGTTCTCGACGAGGCCCCCGACGACGACGAGCAGACGGGTATCCTGCTGACGCTCGGCGTCGAAGGCGGACTCTGGACAAAGTTCATGTCCTCGATGACCGGCACGCCGAATCTCGATTGGGCCATCGAGGAGATTATGGACAAGAGCAGTTTCAACCTCGTCGAAGAGGAGGTCGAGTCGATTCCCGTCGGCTCCGACGGCCTCATCTACCACCCGTTCCTCAGTTCTGCAGGCGAGCGTGCCCCCTTCCTCAACCCCAACGCGCGAGCGCAATTCATGGGGCTGAACCAAGAACACACGCAGGCACACCTCGTCCGCGCGGTCTACGAGGGCATCTCGCTTGCCATGCGTGACTGTTTCACGCACCTTCCACAGAACGCCGACGAGGTGTATCTCAGCGGCGGCGGCGCGAACTCGGACTTCTGGTGTCAGATGTTCGCCGACTGCCTGAACGCGACCATCATCATCCCGGAGGGAACCGAGTTCGGCGCGAAGGGAGCCGCGCTCCTCGCCGGCGTCGGCACGGGTGCCTACGACGACCTCCCCAGCGCCGCGGCCACCACGTCGTCCGTCGCGCAGTCGTTCGAACCGCGGCCGAAGAAGGTCCAGCAGTACAGCCGCTGGTACGACGTGTACACCGATGCCTACGAGGCGACGTTCGCGGTCTGGGACGAGCGCGTCGAGGCGTTGGAGGACCTCCGCTACATGTCGCAGTCCGCGGGCGCGAGACCGAACAAGAAGACCGTCGTCGGCAAGGACACAGTGAAAGGGGGATACGATGATTGA
- the sfsA gene encoding DNA/RNA nuclease SfsA codes for MDPLLTIDGELLTGIIVDRPNRFVVRVRFEDAPERVFLGDPGALEGTVEPGNEILCSPVDDPERATDYDAITVRVDGVYVSVRPAFANDLFERVLARDTIPAFAGYSCLKREPVLPEHGRTDFLVETPADETAFVEIKSCTHVEDGVAMFPDRQTERGRRHLRSLEALSEDGHETHVVFVVQRPDVERFRPYRAVDPEFVDLLARVQEIGVGVHAITTSFDPPHYSLRNDNLPVDMG; via the coding sequence ATGGACCCACTACTCACAATCGACGGCGAGTTACTCACCGGAATCATCGTCGACCGACCGAATCGGTTCGTCGTCCGTGTTCGGTTCGAGGACGCCCCTGAGCGCGTCTTTCTCGGAGACCCCGGTGCCCTCGAAGGCACGGTCGAGCCGGGAAACGAGATTCTCTGTTCGCCGGTTGACGACCCGGAGCGTGCGACGGACTACGACGCCATCACCGTCCGCGTCGACGGCGTGTACGTGAGCGTCCGCCCGGCGTTTGCGAACGACCTCTTCGAGCGCGTGCTCGCCCGCGATACAATCCCCGCGTTCGCCGGGTACAGTTGCCTGAAACGCGAGCCTGTACTACCGGAGCACGGCCGGACAGATTTTCTCGTCGAGACGCCGGCCGACGAGACCGCCTTCGTCGAAATCAAATCTTGCACGCACGTCGAGGACGGCGTCGCCATGTTTCCCGACCGCCAAACCGAGCGCGGTCGGCGCCACCTCCGGAGCCTCGAAGCGCTCTCTGAAGACGGCCACGAGACACACGTCGTGTTCGTCGTGCAGCGACCTGATGTCGAACGTTTCCGCCCCTACCGAGCTGTCGACCCGGAGTTCGTCGACTTACTCGCCCGTGTACAGGAGATCGGGGTGGGCGTACACGCGATTACGACCTCGTTCGACCCGCCTCACTACTCACTTCGGAACGACAACCTGCCAGTCGACATGGGATGA
- a CDS encoding IS110-like element ISHvo9 family transposase → MYLGIDLHKRYAQVAVMDLEGEIVEEVRVKNANLDDLAQRYAGSRAVIEATSNYYHVYDTLAEYLDVTVAHPGKLTLIARSDKKTDRVDAKELARLLRLNSVPQSYVPTDEIREARALVRGRQTLVEDRTKFANKIHGLLADNGITQTVKPLSVEGREFLRELSLPSPWDSLLDSYLDVVETLTEQMTQLEAAIEERAGSLKETQLLMTIPGVSYYSALLVYAELGEIDRFDGHKEVVSYMGLNPTIRESGDSRIEGGISKRGSGRVRWILVQSAYSAVYTCKDAYLSTFFHRLNRRMNSKKAIVATARKLLVSMYYMLVREEVYDPPGVSA, encoded by the coding sequence ATGTACCTCGGAATCGACCTACACAAACGATACGCACAGGTGGCAGTAATGGACCTCGAGGGCGAGATTGTCGAAGAGGTTCGCGTCAAAAACGCGAACCTCGACGACCTCGCTCAGCGATACGCTGGCTCTCGTGCAGTAATCGAGGCGACCAGCAATTACTACCACGTCTACGATACTCTCGCGGAGTACTTGGACGTAACCGTCGCTCATCCAGGCAAACTGACGCTCATCGCTCGGTCAGACAAGAAAACCGACCGCGTCGACGCGAAAGAACTCGCGCGGCTGCTCCGGCTGAACTCTGTTCCGCAGAGTTACGTTCCTACCGACGAGATTCGGGAAGCCCGCGCACTCGTGCGCGGGCGACAGACCTTGGTCGAAGATCGGACCAAGTTCGCCAACAAAATCCACGGCTTGCTCGCCGATAACGGCATCACTCAGACGGTAAAACCGCTGAGTGTCGAGGGACGAGAGTTCCTCCGGGAACTCTCGCTCCCGTCTCCGTGGGACAGTCTCTTGGACTCGTATCTCGACGTGGTCGAGACGCTAACCGAGCAGATGACTCAGTTGGAAGCGGCGATTGAGGAGCGCGCTGGGTCTCTGAAGGAGACCCAGCTGCTGATGACCATCCCCGGTGTCAGTTACTACTCCGCGTTGCTGGTCTACGCTGAACTGGGTGAGATCGATCGGTTCGACGGCCACAAAGAGGTCGTGAGTTACATGGGACTGAACCCGACGATCCGCGAGTCCGGTGACTCGCGGATCGAGGGTGGTATCTCGAAACGCGGCTCAGGACGAGTTCGCTGGATCTTGGTTCAGAGTGCGTACTCAGCCGTGTACACGTGTAAAGACGCGTATCTAAGCACGTTCTTCCACCGGTTGAATCGTCGAATGAACTCGAAAAAAGCGATCGTCGCGACGGCACGAAAACTGCTCGTCTCGATGTACTACATGCTCGTCCGAGAGGAAGTCTACGATCCACCGGGGGTGAGCGCCTGA
- a CDS encoding RPA12/RPB9/RPC11 RNA polymerase family protein codes for MQFCDECGSIMHTEGETWVCRSCEHKESRDSQAEAAMSIQDGQQNNGTPTVADATQDTSETMQESCPAEDCDSDRAQYQMMPKPGGSYEVRLFTCVECGHKWRES; via the coding sequence ATGCAATTCTGTGACGAATGCGGGTCGATAATGCACACGGAAGGTGAGACATGGGTGTGTCGCTCTTGTGAGCACAAAGAGTCACGGGACTCGCAAGCGGAAGCAGCAATGTCGATTCAAGATGGACAGCAAAACAACGGCACACCCACCGTGGCCGACGCAACCCAAGACACCTCCGAGACTATGCAGGAGTCCTGTCCGGCTGAGGACTGCGACAGTGACCGGGCCCAGTACCAGATGATGCCCAAACCGGGAGGTTCCTACGAGGTTCGGCTGTTCACATGTGTCGAGTGCGGCCACAAGTGGCGCGAGTCTTGA
- a CDS encoding IclR family transcriptional regulator: MSDGDVKTIRAVETTFEILDALSGVEPAGLSELASTVDIPASTIYVHLNTLIERGFVVKDAGEYRRSFRFLEVGGDIRQRIDIARLLRNKVEELSRVTGEIVGAAVEENGKRVILYRSTGKKAAADEIPIGNRTEMHWTSLGKAILAYLPEARRAEIVERHGLPSGTNRTVSSLAELEDSLGRVRERGYAIDDEEHLRGIRGIAVPLLDKNGDVKASIGVTGPRDRFTPTYMSELLNVLQYSKNELEVRNQYSEYTTIDG, translated from the coding sequence ATGTCCGATGGCGACGTCAAAACAATACGCGCGGTCGAAACGACGTTCGAGATTCTCGATGCCCTCAGCGGCGTCGAACCGGCCGGCCTCTCGGAACTCGCGTCGACGGTCGACATTCCGGCAAGCACGATTTACGTCCACCTCAACACGCTCATTGAGCGGGGCTTCGTCGTCAAAGACGCTGGAGAGTACCGTCGCTCGTTTCGCTTTCTCGAGGTTGGCGGAGATATCCGGCAGCGGATCGATATCGCTCGACTGCTCAGAAATAAGGTCGAAGAGCTCAGCCGAGTGACGGGCGAGATAGTCGGCGCTGCGGTCGAAGAAAACGGGAAACGGGTCATTCTATATCGAAGCACCGGGAAGAAAGCCGCGGCGGACGAGATTCCGATCGGGAATCGCACGGAGATGCATTGGACTTCGCTCGGAAAGGCGATTTTAGCGTACCTCCCCGAGGCTCGCCGGGCGGAAATCGTCGAACGACACGGTCTCCCGTCGGGGACGAACAGGACCGTTAGCTCGCTGGCGGAACTCGAAGACTCGCTCGGGCGGGTTCGTGAACGAGGGTACGCCATCGATGACGAGGAACATCTCCGCGGTATTCGAGGCATCGCCGTTCCGCTTCTCGATAAGAACGGGGATGTCAAGGCGTCTATCGGCGTGACCGGGCCCCGAGACCGGTTCACACCCACCTACATGTCGGAGCTACTGAACGTACTGCAGTACAGCAAAAACGAACTCGAGGTTCGTAACCAATACTCCGAGTACACGACCATAGACGGGTGA
- a CDS encoding ABC transporter ATP-binding protein, with protein MSQVRLSNVSKEYDGGILAVEGLDLTVDDGEFVVVVGPSGCGKSTTLRMVAGLETVTGGEIAIGEHVVNDVRPQDRNIAMVFQSYALYPHMTVRENMSFGLRLAGEDDDEVRDRVEDAAEMLEISELLDDLPKQLSGGQQQRVALGRAIVRDPDVFLMDEPLSNLDAKLRTQMRTEIQRIQEDLGVTTVYVTHDQTEAMTMADRIVILNDGKLQQVDPPERCYDEPNNEFVAGFIGSPSMNFFEVTATDDDGGVRFESPSFEFTLDVDVPSGEYTLGVRPEDFTPDCEGGYVETVVDVVEPVGSDNFLYLQTTHGSSEVVARVESELRPAVGDEITLGFDVDDMHLFGSDGARVAVSETRLTDSA; from the coding sequence ATGAGCCAGGTAAGACTATCGAACGTGAGTAAGGAGTACGATGGGGGTATCCTCGCCGTAGAGGGGTTGGATCTCACCGTCGACGACGGGGAGTTCGTTGTCGTCGTCGGGCCGTCCGGTTGCGGGAAGTCGACGACGCTCAGGATGGTGGCTGGGCTCGAGACCGTCACCGGCGGTGAGATCGCCATCGGCGAGCACGTCGTCAACGACGTGCGGCCGCAGGACCGGAACATCGCGATGGTGTTCCAGTCGTACGCGCTGTACCCCCACATGACCGTCCGCGAGAACATGTCCTTCGGGTTGCGTCTCGCCGGGGAAGACGACGACGAGGTCCGAGACCGCGTTGAGGACGCCGCCGAGATGCTGGAGATTTCGGAGCTGTTAGACGACCTCCCGAAACAGCTCTCGGGCGGTCAGCAACAGCGGGTCGCGCTGGGGAGAGCTATCGTGCGCGACCCGGACGTGTTCCTGATGGACGAGCCGCTTTCGAACTTGGACGCCAAACTCCGGACGCAGATGCGGACGGAGATACAGCGGATTCAGGAGGACCTCGGCGTCACGACGGTGTACGTCACTCACGACCAGACAGAGGCGATGACGATGGCCGACCGTATCGTCATCCTCAACGACGGCAAACTCCAGCAGGTCGACCCCCCGGAGCGCTGTTACGACGAACCCAACAACGAGTTCGTCGCCGGATTTATCGGGTCGCCCTCAATGAACTTCTTCGAGGTGACCGCAACAGACGACGACGGCGGCGTTCGCTTCGAATCCCCGAGCTTCGAGTTCACACTGGATGTCGACGTTCCCTCTGGTGAGTACACGCTTGGTGTCCGACCGGAAGATTTCACGCCGGACTGCGAGGGAGGCTACGTCGAAACAGTCGTTGATGTCGTCGAACCGGTCGGTTCGGACAACTTCCTCTACCTGCAGACGACCCACGGCTCGTCCGAGGTCGTCGCGCGGGTCGAAAGCGAGCTCCGGCCGGCTGTCGGGGACGAGATAACGCTCGGGTTCGACGTGGACGACATGCATCTCTTTGGTAGCGACGGCGCGCGCGTCGCGGTGAGTGAGACACGACTGACGGACTCCGCCTGA
- a CDS encoding creatininase family protein yields MMYDSIGRREHEWAGLTAAEVREVGAKPGSILVIPVGSIEQHGEHLPVVTDSLLVEAMVDSAVEQTDGLPVVVSPTVWSGFSPHHLTFGGTLSLDFETIRATLEDIAHTGLQNDFDAVLFVNGHGGNGPLIGSVVSTVGVETDAEVLGTTYFELATDRIEALRDTETGGMAHGGEFETSLMLAVRPDLVGDSSTRNGEPLNESYRWSGQDLLDGGSVSVYRSFDTYSETGAIGLPEEASAEKGERIRSIIAEELASLLDAVHEQNA; encoded by the coding sequence ATGATGTATGATTCAATCGGACGACGCGAGCACGAGTGGGCAGGATTGACCGCGGCTGAGGTCCGAGAGGTGGGAGCGAAACCGGGGTCGATTCTGGTGATTCCGGTGGGGAGCATCGAACAGCACGGCGAACATCTACCGGTGGTGACCGACTCGCTCTTGGTTGAGGCGATGGTCGATTCGGCGGTTGAGCAGACTGACGGTCTCCCCGTCGTCGTCTCGCCGACCGTGTGGAGCGGGTTCTCACCGCACCATCTCACCTTCGGCGGGACGCTGTCGCTAGACTTCGAAACGATTCGCGCGACGCTCGAGGACATCGCGCACACGGGGCTTCAAAACGACTTCGACGCCGTGTTGTTCGTCAACGGCCACGGCGGCAACGGCCCTCTCATTGGGTCCGTCGTCAGCACGGTCGGCGTCGAGACCGACGCCGAGGTGCTCGGAACAACCTACTTCGAGCTGGCGACTGACCGAATCGAGGCGCTTCGGGATACCGAAACCGGCGGGATGGCTCACGGTGGCGAGTTCGAAACGTCGCTCATGCTCGCGGTCCGACCCGACCTCGTCGGCGATTCCTCCACCCGGAACGGTGAACCACTAAACGAGTCATACCGTTGGAGCGGACAGGACCTCCTCGACGGGGGCTCAGTGAGTGTCTACCGGTCGTTCGACACGTACTCCGAGACGGGTGCCATCGGGCTCCCCGAGGAAGCGAGCGCCGAGAAGGGAGAGCGGATTCGGTCGATTATCGCCGAGGAACTCGCCTCGCTGCTCGATGCGGTTCACGAACAGAACGCGTGA
- a CDS encoding ABC transporter substrate-binding protein, whose translation MIAIAGCTGGGDGSGSGSDGEGSGEGGGDTQSVQLLTMGVGDNIKQFFEENNAAFESEYDVDVEFTSVTWDNARQTVNNRVDGGQAPDVSRWPARWIPQLVGKDALEPVDDLMDGKFGEKFAEGVANGTMYNGSHYGVPWAASNKCLYYNKDAFEAAGLDPENPALDTWEDMLSAAKALTESDEVSVPALGLAGADAIETGSQYYHYHWSHGADLVDDEGMPVVNSDGAVEALSFYTDLHLEHGVTQSSPLSSTRQDIRQLFENGDLGMVIGHVYTGLNITESQENGEVDFDYGIVQVPKGPAGRYSLFTIDTLGIFSQSEHKDVARDLIRFYFDEERRFQYSKQKGFLPVVEAVGEREYFSESKNWGPFVEAGQYARARPKLSNFSQFNDRMVQAIQEALADQKSPQKALNDAQSDLEDAMN comes from the coding sequence ATGATTGCCATCGCCGGCTGTACCGGCGGCGGGGACGGAAGCGGAAGCGGCTCCGACGGCGAGGGCAGCGGTGAGGGTGGGGGAGACACCCAGAGCGTCCAACTCCTCACAATGGGTGTCGGTGACAACATCAAGCAGTTCTTCGAGGAGAACAACGCCGCCTTCGAGTCAGAGTACGACGTTGACGTCGAGTTCACGAGTGTAACTTGGGACAACGCACGGCAAACTGTGAACAACCGAGTCGACGGCGGACAGGCCCCGGACGTGAGCCGTTGGCCCGCTCGGTGGATTCCGCAACTCGTCGGGAAGGACGCGCTCGAACCGGTCGACGATCTAATGGACGGCAAGTTCGGCGAGAAGTTTGCCGAGGGAGTCGCCAACGGCACGATGTACAACGGCTCGCACTACGGCGTTCCGTGGGCCGCATCGAACAAGTGTCTCTACTACAACAAAGACGCGTTCGAGGCCGCCGGTCTCGACCCGGAAAATCCGGCGCTGGACACGTGGGAAGACATGCTCTCGGCGGCGAAGGCCCTCACCGAGAGCGACGAGGTGAGCGTCCCGGCACTCGGCCTCGCCGGCGCTGACGCCATCGAGACGGGGTCGCAGTACTACCACTACCACTGGTCGCACGGTGCCGACCTGGTCGACGACGAGGGGATGCCCGTCGTCAACTCCGACGGCGCCGTCGAGGCGCTTTCGTTCTACACCGACCTCCATCTCGAACACGGCGTGACGCAATCTTCACCGCTTTCGTCGACCCGACAGGACATCCGTCAACTGTTCGAGAACGGCGACCTCGGGATGGTCATCGGGCACGTTTACACGGGGCTCAACATAACCGAGTCACAGGAGAACGGTGAGGTTGACTTCGATTACGGTATCGTCCAGGTCCCGAAGGGCCCTGCGGGCCGGTACAGCCTGTTCACTATCGACACGCTGGGCATCTTCAGCCAGAGCGAACATAAGGACGTCGCGCGAGACCTGATTCGCTTCTACTTCGACGAGGAGCGCCGCTTCCAGTACTCGAAACAAAAGGGCTTCCTCCCGGTCGTCGAGGCGGTCGGCGAACGGGAGTACTTCTCCGAGTCGAAGAACTGGGGGCCGTTCGTCGAGGCGGGACAGTACGCCCGTGCTCGGCCGAAACTCAGCAATTTCAGCCAGTTCAACGACCGGATGGTCCAAGCGATACAGGAAGCGCTCGCCGACCAAAAGAGCCCGCAGAAGGCCTTGAACGACGCCCAGAGTGACCTCGAAGACGCGATGAACTAA
- a CDS encoding carbohydrate ABC transporter permease has product MSLAEEHTQTGGDSRLSQSAAHVKRNRRAYLLIAPAALFLVAVVGYPILETFRLSLYRSPADSTIETFVGLQHYVDILNSDIFYRLLWQTGRWVAVGVAGKTLLGLLIAVHLKGDIRGRKFFRTAFLIPWGIPYAISAVVFRWIEHPQFGYLNAILLKLGVIEQGIGILGNPDIAWLGVVVADIWIGTPFMAIIFLAGLQSIPQDLYEAAAIDGAERWHQFRYITLPQLKSVILMATLLSTIWTFVSFDTIWTMTGGGPISTTATLVIHIYQVGLQNGHLGLGAAYSVIGFLLLLLFAIVYLRVYTRGGEEL; this is encoded by the coding sequence ATGAGCCTCGCTGAAGAACATACCCAGACAGGCGGCGATTCGCGGCTATCACAGTCCGCCGCGCACGTCAAGCGGAACCGCCGCGCATACCTTTTGATAGCGCCTGCTGCGTTATTTCTCGTCGCCGTCGTAGGGTACCCGATACTGGAGACGTTCCGCCTGTCGCTGTATCGCTCTCCCGCCGATTCGACTATCGAGACGTTCGTCGGGTTGCAACACTACGTCGACATCCTCAACAGCGACATCTTCTACCGTCTCCTCTGGCAAACGGGGCGGTGGGTCGCGGTCGGCGTCGCCGGTAAGACGTTACTCGGTCTGCTCATCGCAGTTCACCTCAAGGGCGACATTCGGGGTCGGAAGTTCTTCCGAACGGCGTTCCTCATCCCGTGGGGAATTCCGTACGCCATCTCTGCGGTCGTCTTCCGGTGGATAGAACATCCACAGTTCGGCTATCTCAACGCCATTCTGCTCAAACTCGGCGTGATAGAGCAGGGTATCGGAATTCTCGGGAACCCCGACATCGCGTGGTTAGGCGTCGTCGTGGCGGATATCTGGATCGGCACGCCGTTTATGGCGATCATCTTCCTTGCGGGTCTGCAGTCGATTCCGCAGGATCTCTACGAGGCCGCGGCCATCGACGGGGCTGAGCGGTGGCACCAGTTCCGATACATTACGCTCCCACAACTCAAGAGCGTCATCCTGATGGCGACGCTCCTCTCGACGATTTGGACCTTCGTCAGTTTCGACACTATCTGGACGATGACGGGCGGCGGTCCGATTAGCACGACCGCGACGCTGGTGATTCACATCTACCAGGTCGGCCTGCAGAACGGGCATCTCGGGCTCGGTGCCGCCTACAGCGTCATCGGGTTCCTGCTGTTGCTCCTGTTCGCTATCGTGTATCTCAGGGTCTACACCCGCGGAGGTGAGGAGCTGTGA
- a CDS encoding carbohydrate ABC transporter permease gives MTMAGHDEGGLRRVRVYGMLIALLGIMMFPFYAMFSSTFKPESEIFSAPATLVPSQLSLGAYVDVWTQTDVLLWIANSFVISLGTVVLTLLLAIPAAYSCARNDFVGKRTFLLAVLVVQMFAPVVLIVGLFDVISRLGLFNTYLAVIVPAAAFTLPFNIWMLYGYFKTVPVELEESARIDGASQLQVLTKIVLPLTKPALVASITYTFLYAWNRLLFVLTFLTDSGKYNIPRGVFSMVGALQTDWRMMLTVSVIGIIPLLVLFAFLEQYIVAGMTAGAVKE, from the coding sequence GTGACGATGGCAGGCCACGACGAGGGCGGACTGCGCCGAGTCAGAGTCTACGGCATGCTCATCGCCCTACTCGGGATAATGATGTTCCCGTTCTACGCGATGTTCTCCAGTACGTTCAAACCGGAGTCGGAGATATTCTCCGCACCGGCGACGCTCGTGCCGTCCCAGCTGTCTCTCGGGGCGTACGTGGACGTCTGGACGCAGACTGACGTGCTCCTCTGGATCGCCAACAGTTTCGTCATCTCGCTCGGAACCGTCGTCCTGACGCTTCTGCTCGCGATCCCCGCGGCGTACTCCTGCGCGCGGAATGACTTCGTGGGCAAGCGGACGTTCCTGCTCGCCGTCCTCGTCGTCCAGATGTTCGCCCCCGTGGTTCTCATCGTGGGACTGTTCGACGTCATCAGCCGGCTCGGACTGTTCAACACGTACCTAGCCGTTATCGTCCCCGCAGCGGCGTTCACCCTCCCGTTCAACATCTGGATGCTCTACGGCTACTTCAAGACCGTTCCCGTCGAACTGGAAGAGTCCGCCCGCATCGACGGTGCCAGCCAGTTACAGGTACTCACGAAGATTGTTCTTCCGTTGACTAAACCCGCGCTCGTCGCCAGCATCACCTACACGTTCCTGTACGCGTGGAACCGGCTCCTGTTCGTGCTGACGTTCCTCACCGACAGCGGGAAGTACAACATCCCGCGCGGGGTCTTCTCGATGGTCGGCGCGCTTCAGACTGACTGGCGGATGATGCTCACCGTCTCGGTCATCGGTATCATCCCACTCCTCGTTCTGTTCGCGTTCCTTGAACAGTACATCGTGGCGGGGATGACCGCCGGCGCAGTCAAGGAGTAA
- a CDS encoding mandelate racemase/muconate lactonizing enzyme family protein produces MEITDVTAVTVDVPLTSTDEHLGIAPYTTNHGELESMERVLVRVDTDEGIEGWGEMRVFLSPTATESLIEDGIGPMVVGQSPFEIERLRRQVFVEYTNVDMFFSAVETACWDIVGKALDRPVYELLGGWTAPTQSTLQHRSHVADGTRNPGPVPVAFCLGILPPEESRVKAREALDAGFDVLKTKAGRDWRQDVARIKAMHDETDGQLEFRLDPNQGWTLDQAVRVGAMLEDEGIYLQYLEQPIRVDSHVSLARLRQRLRQPIAPNEDTYVPHNISSLVEAGAMDVGVIDLTPAGGISGIRQQAAILEDAGVPFTHHCAFDLGIRTAAILHAVSGIPGFSLPPDSTYYAWEGDVISEPFEVEDGCLPAPLGPGLGISVDRDAVEAYRI; encoded by the coding sequence ATGGAGATAACCGACGTGACAGCGGTTACTGTCGACGTTCCGCTGACGAGTACCGACGAGCATCTCGGAATCGCCCCGTACACCACGAATCACGGCGAACTCGAATCGATGGAGCGCGTGCTCGTCCGCGTCGATACCGACGAGGGTATCGAAGGCTGGGGGGAGATGCGCGTGTTTCTCTCGCCGACGGCGACCGAGTCGCTCATCGAAGACGGTATCGGACCGATGGTCGTCGGTCAGTCGCCGTTCGAAATCGAACGCCTTCGCCGACAGGTGTTCGTCGAGTACACGAACGTGGATATGTTCTTTTCCGCCGTCGAAACGGCCTGTTGGGACATCGTAGGGAAAGCGCTTGACCGACCCGTGTACGAACTGCTCGGCGGCTGGACCGCGCCGACCCAGAGCACGCTCCAGCACAGGTCCCACGTGGCCGACGGCACCCGGAACCCCGGTCCAGTCCCGGTCGCGTTCTGCCTCGGAATCCTGCCGCCCGAGGAGTCTCGCGTGAAAGCCCGAGAGGCACTAGACGCGGGGTTCGATGTGCTCAAGACGAAAGCGGGCAGGGACTGGCGACAGGACGTTGCGCGGATCAAGGCGATGCACGACGAGACGGACGGACAACTGGAGTTCCGACTCGACCCGAACCAGGGCTGGACGCTTGACCAGGCAGTCCGTGTCGGCGCGATGCTCGAAGACGAGGGAATCTACCTGCAGTACCTCGAACAGCCGATTCGGGTGGACTCCCACGTGTCGCTCGCACGGTTGCGACAGCGCCTTCGGCAGCCCATCGCCCCGAATGAGGACACCTACGTGCCACACAACATCTCTTCGCTCGTCGAGGCCGGCGCGATGGACGTGGGCGTCATCGACCTCACCCCGGCTGGCGGCATCAGCGGGATCCGGCAACAGGCCGCGATACTCGAAGACGCCGGCGTGCCGTTTACCCACCACTGTGCATTCGACCTCGGGATTCGAACCGCGGCAATTCTCCACGCCGTGAGCGGGATTCCGGGCTTTTCACTCCCCCCGGACTCGACGTACTACGCGTGGGAGGGCGATGTCATCTCGGAACCGTTCGAAGTTGAAGACGGCTGTCTCCCCGCGCCGCTCGGGCCCGGACTCGGCATCTCGGTCGACCGAGACGCCGTCGAAGCGTATCGAATATAG